In Labrus mixtus chromosome 11, fLabMix1.1, whole genome shotgun sequence, a single window of DNA contains:
- the afp4 gene encoding antifreeze protein type IV, which yields MKFSLVAALVVVLAVAHGSDAGSLVKRDVQADVDKITGLINDMSASLTATTQELVDQVKALDVTNTAQTYMENSKAKLQPLVEKAQAEAVKMQEQIKPFIANIEEQMKPFIANMEEQMKPLTDAFDIQVKPLTDNIQEQVKPLTDMLEKFFQQVIDQTKALMPPQ from the exons ATGAAATTCTCCCTCGTCGCCGCTCTTGTTGTTGTCCTGGCTGTTGCCCACG GCTCTGATGCCGGCTCATTGGTGAAGCGTGACGTCCAGGCTGATGTGGACAAGATCACAGGTCTCATCAACGACATGTCTGCCAGCCTCACCGCCACAACCCAGGAACTGGTGGATCAGGTGAAGGCTCTGGATGTGACCAACACCGCCCA GACTTACATGGAGAACAGCAAGGCCAAGCTCCAGCCTCTGGTTGAGAAGGCCCAGGCCGAGGCCGTTAAGATGCAGGAGCAAATCAAGCCTTTCATCGCCAACATAGAGGAGCAGATGAAGCCTTTCATCGCCAACATGGAGGAGCAGATGAAGCCTCTGACCGACGCCTTCGACATTCAAGTCAAGCCCCTGACCGACAACATCCAAGAGCAGGTCAAACCTCTGACCGACATGCTGGAGAAGTTCTTCCAGCAGGTCATCGACCAGACCAAGGCCCTGATGCCCCCCCAGTAA